In Aestuariibaculum lutulentum, one DNA window encodes the following:
- a CDS encoding FMN-binding glutamate synthase family protein produces the protein MFSFLSDISWWGWILIILLCVAIRDIFLQKAHTISHNYPIIGHLRYMLEKIGPELRQYLVANNREELPFNRIERGWIYASAKKENNYEGFGTDTDIYAHQHIFINNAMMPYKPKENHPNEIDKTFLPCAKVMGLPNNRKKPFRPASVINVSAMSFGSLSAKAVESLNKGVKLAGAYHNTGEGGLSPYHSHGGDVIFHFGTGYFGVRNEDGSFSLDKLIKLVEDNPFIRAIEVKLSQGAKPGKGGVLPASKITKEIAAIRHVELGKDVLSPPNHSAFSNVAEMVDFIEEIAEATGLPVGIKAAIGKLEQWEELADIMLKTGKGPDFITVDGGEGGTGAAPPSFADHVSLPWVYGFSDLYKLFQRKELTERIVFIGSGKLGFPAKGAMAFAMGADCINVAREAMMSIGCIQAQVCHTNRCPSGVATQSKWLQSGIDPTLKSARLAQYFKTFRKEFIEITHAAGYEHPCQFKMSDIEINVDDHNLSKELSKTYMYNKTYVPFTGMQDLKDCIYLGGNK, from the coding sequence ATGTTCTCTTTTTTATCTGATATTTCCTGGTGGGGCTGGATATTAATTATACTGTTATGCGTTGCCATTCGAGATATTTTTCTTCAAAAAGCACACACTATTAGCCATAACTACCCTATTATTGGTCATCTTAGGTATATGCTTGAAAAAATTGGACCCGAACTGCGCCAGTATTTAGTCGCTAACAACCGTGAGGAATTACCATTTAACCGTATTGAACGCGGCTGGATTTACGCCTCGGCTAAAAAAGAAAACAATTATGAAGGTTTCGGAACCGATACTGACATTTATGCACATCAGCATATTTTTATTAATAACGCAATGATGCCTTATAAGCCAAAAGAAAACCATCCTAACGAAATAGACAAAACCTTTTTACCATGTGCTAAAGTCATGGGATTACCCAATAATCGAAAAAAACCATTTCGTCCGGCATCAGTAATTAATGTTTCTGCTATGAGTTTCGGTTCGCTTTCGGCAAAAGCTGTTGAGTCTTTAAATAAAGGTGTAAAATTGGCTGGAGCTTATCATAATACAGGTGAAGGCGGCCTGTCTCCTTACCACAGTCACGGCGGTGATGTTATTTTTCACTTCGGAACCGGTTATTTTGGTGTTCGAAATGAAGATGGTTCGTTTTCCTTAGACAAACTGATAAAATTAGTAGAAGATAATCCATTTATTCGTGCTATTGAAGTAAAGCTATCTCAAGGTGCTAAACCGGGTAAAGGCGGTGTGCTACCAGCGTCAAAAATCACCAAAGAAATTGCAGCCATTCGTCATGTAGAATTAGGCAAAGATGTGTTGTCACCACCAAACCATTCTGCATTCTCAAATGTCGCTGAAATGGTAGATTTTATTGAAGAAATAGCTGAAGCTACCGGTTTACCTGTTGGAATTAAAGCAGCTATTGGTAAACTGGAACAATGGGAAGAGCTTGCCGATATCATGTTAAAAACAGGAAAAGGTCCAGATTTCATTACCGTTGATGGTGGCGAAGGCGGCACAGGTGCTGCGCCTCCAAGCTTTGCAGACCACGTTTCTCTGCCTTGGGTTTACGGGTTCAGCGACTTATACAAACTTTTTCAGCGTAAAGAACTCACCGAACGCATTGTCTTTATTGGCAGCGGTAAATTAGGATTCCCTGCCAAAGGCGCCATGGCTTTTGCCATGGGTGCCGACTGTATAAATGTAGCTCGCGAAGCTATGATGAGTATTGGCTGTATTCAGGCGCAAGTTTGTCACACCAACCGTTGCCCGAGTGGTGTTGCCACGCAAAGTAAATGGTTACAAAGTGGCATTGACCCGACATTAAAATCGGCGAGACTGGCTCAGTATTTTAAAACCTTTAGAAAAGAATTTATTGAAATTACCCATGCGGCAGGTTACGAACACCCTTGCCAGTTTAAAATGAGTGATATCGAAATTAACGTAGATGATCACAATTTATCTAAAGAACTAAGCAAAACCTATATGTACAACAAAACATATGTACCATTTACAGGTATGCAGGATTTAAAAGATTGTATATATTTGGGAGGGAATAAATAA
- the recG gene encoding ATP-dependent DNA helicase RecG → MAINLQTPIDYLKGVGSSRAELLRKELGIHTYQDLMNLFPNRYIDRTQYYKINGLPHNNADVQVIGKIISFSEVGQNRGKRLVAKFQDDTGTMELVWFRGHKWIKESLKLNTPYVAFGKTNWFNSTFSMPHPELEPLAEHEKNLRSAMQAVYPSTEKLSNRGISNRVVSKIIQQLFIDANGKFDETLPEYLRKELHLINKNEALFNIHFPKSPELLTKAQFRLKFEELFYIQLQLIIKNLVHKSKIKGFPFEHIGEHFKTFFEEHLPFDLTNAQKRVLKEIRADLGSNAQMNRLLQGDVGSGKTIVALMSMLMALDNGFQACLMAPTEILSVQHYNGLLELCKELKIRIKLLTGSTKTSERREILESLKNGDLNIIIGTHALLEDKVEFHNLGLAIIDEQHRFGVAQRSKLWHKNSTPPHILVMTATPIPRTLAMSVYGDLDISIIDELPAGRKPIKTVHRYDKNRLNVFRFVKEEIAKGRQVYIVYPLIQESEKMDYKDLMDGYESIARDFPMPDYQISIVHGKMKPADKDYEMQRFIKGETQIMVATTVIEVGVNVPNASVMIIESAERFGLSQLHQLRGRVGRGAEQSYCILMTGHKLSNDSKTRLETMVKTSDGFEIAEVDLKLRGPGDLMGTQQSGVLNLKIADIVKDKDLLQHARYHAKKILNDDPKLASTDNAVVLDTYRKLSKFKNIWNYIS, encoded by the coding sequence ATGGCAATAAATCTACAAACTCCTATCGATTATTTAAAAGGCGTTGGCTCGAGCAGAGCCGAATTGCTTCGCAAAGAATTGGGTATTCATACCTATCAGGATTTGATGAATTTATTCCCAAACCGCTACATCGATCGTACGCAATATTACAAGATTAATGGATTGCCACACAACAATGCCGATGTCCAGGTGATTGGTAAAATTATTTCATTTTCTGAAGTCGGACAAAACCGAGGCAAACGTTTGGTGGCAAAATTTCAGGACGACACCGGAACCATGGAACTGGTTTGGTTTCGAGGCCATAAATGGATAAAAGAAAGCTTAAAATTGAACACCCCTTACGTGGCGTTTGGGAAAACCAATTGGTTCAACAGCACCTTCTCCATGCCACATCCTGAACTGGAACCATTAGCTGAGCACGAAAAAAATTTAAGATCAGCTATGCAGGCTGTTTATCCGTCAACTGAAAAGCTATCGAATCGAGGTATTTCTAATCGGGTAGTAAGTAAAATTATTCAGCAATTATTTATCGATGCCAACGGAAAATTTGACGAAACGCTTCCCGAATATTTGCGAAAAGAACTGCATTTAATTAATAAAAATGAAGCCCTTTTTAACATCCATTTTCCGAAGAGTCCGGAGCTGTTAACCAAGGCACAATTCCGATTAAAATTTGAAGAGCTTTTTTATATTCAGCTGCAGCTCATCATTAAAAATTTAGTTCACAAATCGAAAATTAAAGGCTTTCCTTTTGAACATATCGGCGAACATTTTAAAACCTTTTTTGAAGAACATTTACCTTTCGATTTAACCAACGCACAAAAGCGGGTACTAAAAGAAATTCGTGCCGATTTAGGCAGTAATGCTCAAATGAATCGTTTGTTACAAGGTGATGTAGGTTCCGGAAAGACCATTGTAGCACTAATGTCAATGTTAATGGCACTTGACAACGGTTTCCAGGCTTGTTTAATGGCTCCGACTGAAATTTTGTCAGTTCAACACTATAATGGATTACTTGAACTATGTAAAGAACTGAAAATCAGAATAAAACTTTTAACAGGTTCAACTAAAACTTCAGAACGAAGAGAAATTTTAGAATCTTTAAAAAATGGCGATTTAAACATCATTATCGGCACCCATGCGCTACTTGAAGACAAGGTAGAATTCCATAATTTAGGGCTCGCTATCATAGACGAGCAACATCGTTTTGGTGTCGCTCAAAGAAGTAAATTATGGCATAAAAATTCGACCCCGCCACACATTTTAGTGATGACTGCAACTCCAATTCCACGTACGTTGGCGATGTCGGTTTATGGCGATCTTGACATCTCGATTATAGACGAATTACCAGCGGGAAGAAAGCCTATAAAAACGGTTCATCGCTATGATAAAAACAGACTGAATGTTTTTCGTTTTGTGAAGGAAGAAATTGCCAAAGGCAGACAGGTGTATATTGTGTATCCGTTAATTCAGGAAAGTGAAAAAATGGACTATAAAGATTTGATGGATGGCTATGAAAGTATCGCTCGGGATTTCCCGATGCCCGATTATCAAATTTCCATTGTTCACGGTAAAATGAAACCTGCCGATAAAGATTATGAGATGCAGCGTTTTATAAAAGGCGAAACACAAATTATGGTAGCCACAACCGTTATCGAAGTTGGTGTAAATGTTCCTAACGCTTCGGTTATGATTATTGAAAGTGCCGAACGCTTTGGATTATCGCAATTGCATCAGTTACGTGGTCGTGTGGGGCGAGGTGCAGAACAGAGTTACTGTATTTTAATGACCGGACATAAACTGAGTAACGACAGTAAAACACGTCTGGAAACCATGGTTAAAACCAGCGATGGTTTTGAAATTGCCGAAGTAGATTTAAAATTGCGAGGTCCCGGCGATTTAATGGGTACACAGCAAAGTGGTGTGCTTAACCTTAAAATTGCCGACATTGTAAAGGACAAAGATTTATTACAACACGCCCGTTATCACGCAAAAAAGATCCTTAATGACGATCCGAAACTGGCTTCCACAGATAACGCAGTAGTTTTAGACACTTACAGAAAGCTGAGTAAATTTAAAAACATCTGGAATTATATTTCTTAG
- a CDS encoding DUF7935 family protein → MDSSRIIDLLLFAIPSLITGLIAYYFFKEHTKNEDGRRRFLLQKDLEVSALPTRLQAYERMTLFLERIAPSKLLLRVAPTSSDKNTYEAMLIQAIESEFEHNLAQQIYVSEQCWSIINTAKNATIQLIRKASLLEKTDTADKLREVVLTEMLERRAPSDLALSFIKDEVKNIL, encoded by the coding sequence ATGGATTCGTCAAGAATTATCGATTTATTATTATTTGCTATTCCGTCATTAATTACCGGACTTATAGCATATTATTTTTTTAAAGAACACACTAAAAATGAAGATGGTCGCAGACGCTTTTTACTACAAAAAGATCTGGAAGTAAGCGCCTTACCAACACGCCTGCAAGCCTACGAACGTATGACCTTGTTTTTAGAGCGCATTGCACCATCTAAACTTTTACTTCGAGTAGCACCAACCTCATCGGATAAAAACACCTATGAAGCCATGTTAATCCAAGCCATTGAGTCGGAGTTTGAACATAATTTAGCACAGCAGATTTACGTAAGCGAACAGTGTTGGAGCATTATTAATACAGCTAAAAACGCCACCATACAACTGATAAGGAAAGCTAGTTTACTTGAAAAAACTGATACCGCCGACAAACTACGCGAAGTGGTATTAACCGAAATGTTAGAACGCCGTGCCCCAAGCGATTTGGCCCTTTCGTTTATTAAAGATGAAGTGAAGAATATTTTGTAA
- a CDS encoding patatin-like phospholipase family protein, producing the protein MKALVISGGGSKGAFAGGVAQYLIEEMNRDYQIYIGTSTGSLLVSHLALKEIERIKHVYTSVTNSDIFSVCPFVVKQKHGNQNIAINHFNVLLNMLRGSKTFGESYHLKDLIKRTLTPEDFEILKQSTKDIVVTVSNISLNQVEYKSIKDFDYDEFCEWIWISSNYTPFMTLVKKDGCEYADGGLGNMVPIEEAINRGATEVDAIILQTEVTQYNRLPSKNPFSLMTNMFTFMLDRIESQNIKIGKHVANHTNAIINFYYAPTVLTTNSLIFNKEKMTEWWQSGYNFAKFKNKQVSALED; encoded by the coding sequence ATGAAAGCTTTAGTAATTTCAGGAGGCGGTAGTAAAGGTGCATTTGCCGGTGGCGTGGCCCAATATCTTATTGAAGAGATGAATCGGGACTACCAGATTTATATAGGAACATCAACCGGTAGTTTACTGGTGTCGCATCTGGCTTTAAAGGAAATTGAACGCATAAAACACGTGTATACCAGTGTAACAAACAGCGATATTTTTAGCGTGTGTCCTTTTGTGGTAAAGCAAAAACACGGGAATCAAAATATTGCTATTAATCATTTTAATGTGCTTTTAAATATGTTGCGTGGGAGTAAGACTTTTGGTGAAAGCTATCACTTGAAAGACCTTATAAAAAGAACACTAACACCAGAAGATTTTGAAATTTTAAAGCAATCAACCAAAGACATTGTAGTTACCGTATCTAATATTTCACTGAATCAGGTAGAGTACAAAAGCATTAAAGACTTTGATTATGATGAATTTTGTGAATGGATCTGGATTTCCAGTAATTACACGCCTTTCATGACTTTAGTTAAAAAGGATGGTTGCGAATATGCCGATGGCGGTTTAGGAAATATGGTGCCCATTGAGGAAGCTATAAATAGAGGCGCTACCGAAGTTGATGCTATAATTTTACAAACCGAAGTGACTCAATATAACCGATTACCGTCAAAAAACCCCTTTTCTTTAATGACCAATATGTTCACATTTATGCTCGATAGAATCGAATCTCAAAATATAAAAATAGGTAAACATGTGGCTAACCATACTAATGCCATTATTAATTTTTATTACGCGCCAACGGTGTTAACCACAAATTCATTAATCTTTAACAAAGAAAAAATGACCGAATGGTGGCAAAGTGGCTATAATTTTGCCAAGTTTAAAAATAAACAAGTAAGCGCGTTAGAAGATTAG
- a CDS encoding endonuclease MutS2 encodes MINIHDKTLQDLEFPTVLQQVSEHCITPLGNERALEIAPYRNKTELLNSLQLTNEYVSSFANDNRIPNHSFETISKEIKLLNIENAFLEVFSLKKIASISTTSNEIVLFLNKFEEYYPKLHEYASHIEVTKIVIDKINSIIDRFGDIKDNASDKLYELRQSINKVKGQINSSFVTALNAYHSSEYLDDIRESVLENRRVLAVKAMYRRKVKGTILGSSKTGSIVYMEPEATQKYTRELNNLEYEEKEEITRILKEVTEYIRPFVELFAKYQEFLINIDVISAKAKYAQSLNAILPEITEDRSMFLREAYHPLLYLNNLKKKAKTFPQTVELKQDSRIIVISGPNAGGKSITLKTVGLLQVMLQSGMLIPVHERSKACLFDRVMSDIGDNQSIENHLSTYSYRLKQMNYFLRKCNKNTLFLIDEFGTGSDPELGGALAETFLEEFYHREAFGIITTHYSNLKILANELPFMLNANMLFDERTLEPLFKLVIGQAGSSFTFEVAQKNGIPFGLINRAKKKIERSKVRFDATIAKLQKERSKLEKTGESLKLNEKKKIEEADKLEEINNRIQKKLESYQELYDSNQRLIYIGQKVDDLADKYFNNKQKRALMDELFKLVQVENSKRQKVSKKEKQQIKAKENKVKKEVEKKVEVIREKKKEAKQKAIEAPKPKPILTIGDRVRLEDGRAIGTIDKIEKNKAVVNYGIFTTNVSLDQLELVERVK; translated from the coding sequence ATGATTAACATTCACGACAAGACATTACAAGACTTAGAATTTCCAACCGTTTTACAACAAGTTAGCGAACATTGTATCACCCCACTTGGAAACGAAAGAGCTTTAGAAATAGCACCATACAGAAACAAAACGGAACTTCTTAACAGTTTACAGTTAACTAACGAATATGTATCATCCTTTGCTAACGACAACCGTATTCCTAACCACAGTTTCGAGACCATATCTAAAGAAATTAAACTTTTAAATATTGAAAATGCTTTTTTAGAGGTCTTTAGTCTGAAGAAGATTGCGTCGATTTCAACCACATCAAACGAGATTGTGTTATTTCTTAATAAATTTGAAGAATACTATCCGAAACTTCATGAATACGCATCTCATATTGAAGTGACCAAAATAGTTATCGATAAAATTAACTCTATTATTGACCGTTTTGGGGATATTAAAGACAATGCTTCCGATAAACTTTACGAGTTGCGACAGTCTATCAATAAAGTAAAAGGGCAAATAAACAGCAGTTTCGTTACCGCATTAAACGCCTATCACAGTTCTGAGTATTTAGATGATATTCGCGAGTCTGTTCTGGAAAACCGACGTGTATTAGCTGTAAAAGCCATGTATCGCCGAAAGGTTAAAGGCACAATTTTAGGAAGTAGTAAAACGGGAAGTATTGTATACATGGAACCTGAGGCTACACAAAAATACACACGAGAACTTAATAACCTGGAATACGAAGAGAAAGAAGAAATTACACGTATTTTAAAAGAGGTTACTGAGTATATTCGTCCGTTTGTTGAGTTGTTTGCAAAGTATCAGGAGTTTTTAATAAACATCGATGTAATTTCGGCGAAAGCCAAATACGCACAATCATTAAACGCTATTCTTCCGGAAATTACAGAAGATCGCAGTATGTTTTTACGTGAAGCCTATCACCCGCTTCTGTATCTTAACAATCTTAAAAAGAAAGCTAAAACCTTTCCGCAAACAGTAGAATTAAAACAAGACAGTCGCATTATCGTTATATCAGGACCAAATGCCGGCGGTAAAAGTATCACCTTAAAAACTGTTGGATTGTTGCAAGTTATGCTGCAAAGCGGTATGCTTATTCCAGTTCATGAGCGCAGTAAAGCCTGCTTGTTCGACCGGGTTATGAGTGATATTGGTGACAACCAGTCCATAGAAAACCATTTAAGTACGTACAGCTACCGATTAAAACAAATGAATTATTTCTTAAGGAAATGCAACAAAAACACCCTGTTTTTAATTGATGAGTTTGGTACAGGTAGTGACCCTGAATTAGGAGGTGCACTGGCGGAAACGTTTTTAGAGGAATTCTACCATCGGGAAGCCTTCGGAATTATCACCACACACTATTCCAACTTAAAAATACTAGCCAACGAGCTACCTTTCATGCTCAATGCCAATATGCTTTTTGATGAACGCACATTGGAACCGCTTTTTAAACTCGTAATTGGTCAGGCAGGAAGTAGTTTTACATTTGAAGTGGCTCAGAAAAATGGTATCCCTTTCGGATTAATTAACCGTGCTAAGAAGAAAATTGAGCGTAGTAAAGTGCGTTTCGATGCCACGATAGCCAAACTTCAAAAAGAACGCTCTAAACTTGAAAAAACAGGCGAATCTTTAAAACTGAATGAGAAGAAAAAAATTGAAGAAGCCGACAAACTCGAAGAAATCAATAATCGCATTCAAAAGAAACTGGAAAGCTATCAGGAACTTTACGACAGTAATCAGCGTTTAATTTATATCGGACAAAAAGTTGATGATTTAGCCGACAAATATTTCAACAACAAACAAAAACGCGCCTTAATGGATGAGTTATTCAAACTGGTTCAGGTTGAAAATTCAAAACGTCAAAAAGTTAGCAAGAAAGAAAAACAACAAATAAAAGCTAAAGAAAACAAGGTTAAAAAAGAAGTTGAGAAAAAGGTTGAAGTAATTCGTGAAAAGAAAAAAGAAGCGAAACAAAAAGCTATTGAAGCACCTAAACCAAAACCGATTCTAACCATTGGCGACCGCGTTCGACTGGAAGATGGTCGAGCGATTGGAACCATCGATAAAATAGAGAAAAACAAAGCTGTGGTTAACTATGGTATCTTTACAACCAATGTAAGCCTGGATCAGTTAGAACTTGTTGAACGCGTAAAGTAG
- a CDS encoding M1 family metallopeptidase, which translates to MKFYLLAFIFFITGFLCAQQADYVDFKSAAVWVTFQPEAKTVLGEVTYKLDILKSRDSIFLDAVNMEFSLVTLNGKSVDFRSDSKKLWIKHKLKKGKSYELKFEYKAQPKKALYFIDWEYPNGNKQIWTQGQGKYTSNWLPSIDDMNDKIEFDLSITFNKNYEVIANGKLIDKQINDSTMTWHYDMRKPMASYLVALAIGKYDKQIEYSESGKPLEMYYYPEDSLKFEPTYRYTKQMFDFLEEEIGVAYPWQNYKQIPVKDFLYAGMENTSSTIFSDAFVVNDTAFVDKNYVNVNAHELAHQWFGDLVTETSGTHHWLQEGFATYYALLAERNMFGDNYYYWRLYEYLQELDVQDKSGGSTALLNQKSSSTTFYKKGAWVLHLLREKVGDDAFKSAVKSYLNKYAFKNVKTKDFIAEVERTSKQDLSKFVALWLENKDLNYNLMLESLKQSVFIQEYLMVDCELYTSKCGEYLNSGISDEAKAKVIEQIPNQITSDNFKSPIKVRQAIATSISIIPERLKQDYESLLQDESYVTIEAALMNLWRNFPQERYKYLNQTKGIFGFHDKNIRMLWLTLALITDGFEPENKPEYFKELTGYTSPKYSFDIRQNAFMFLQQIQACNEVCRENLKEATTHHNWQFSKFSKSMLQALNQN; encoded by the coding sequence ATGAAATTCTACCTACTTGCCTTTATTTTTTTTATTACTGGTTTTTTGTGTGCCCAGCAAGCCGATTATGTGGATTTTAAAAGTGCAGCTGTATGGGTGACATTTCAACCCGAGGCGAAAACGGTTTTGGGTGAGGTGACTTATAAATTAGATATTTTAAAATCTAGAGACTCTATTTTTTTAGATGCCGTAAATATGGAATTCTCTCTGGTGACTTTAAATGGAAAGTCGGTAGACTTCCGAAGCGATTCAAAAAAACTGTGGATTAAGCATAAGTTAAAAAAGGGGAAATCCTATGAATTAAAATTTGAATATAAAGCCCAACCAAAGAAAGCCTTGTATTTTATTGATTGGGAGTATCCGAATGGAAACAAGCAAATCTGGACGCAGGGACAGGGAAAATATACGAGTAACTGGTTGCCAAGTATCGACGATATGAATGATAAAATTGAGTTCGATTTAAGCATTACTTTTAATAAAAATTACGAGGTTATCGCCAACGGAAAATTAATAGATAAGCAAATCAACGATTCCACAATGACCTGGCATTACGATATGCGAAAACCTATGGCGAGTTATTTAGTGGCTTTAGCTATTGGAAAGTATGATAAGCAAATCGAGTATTCAGAAAGCGGTAAACCTCTAGAGATGTATTACTATCCTGAAGATTCTTTAAAGTTTGAACCAACTTATAGATACACAAAACAGATGTTCGATTTTTTAGAAGAGGAAATTGGGGTAGCGTATCCGTGGCAGAATTATAAGCAAATACCAGTTAAAGACTTTCTGTATGCCGGCATGGAAAATACCAGTTCGACTATTTTTTCTGATGCTTTTGTGGTTAACGATACGGCTTTTGTAGATAAGAATTATGTTAATGTAAATGCGCACGAGCTGGCTCACCAGTGGTTTGGCGATTTGGTAACCGAAACGTCAGGAACTCACCACTGGTTGCAGGAAGGTTTTGCTACATATTATGCATTATTAGCCGAGCGAAATATGTTTGGTGATAATTATTATTACTGGCGTTTATATGAATATTTACAGGAGCTGGATGTACAGGATAAATCGGGTGGAAGCACGGCACTTTTAAACCAAAAGTCTAGTAGTACCACATTTTATAAAAAGGGAGCCTGGGTGTTGCATTTGCTACGAGAAAAGGTGGGAGATGATGCTTTTAAAAGTGCAGTAAAGAGTTATTTAAATAAGTATGCTTTTAAAAATGTAAAAACCAAAGACTTTATAGCAGAGGTTGAACGGACAAGTAAACAAGATTTAAGCAAGTTTGTGGCACTTTGGTTGGAAAACAAAGATTTAAATTATAACTTGATGTTAGAAAGTTTAAAACAATCGGTGTTTATTCAAGAGTATCTTATGGTAGATTGTGAATTGTATACCTCCAAATGTGGCGAGTATTTAAATTCAGGGATTTCAGATGAGGCTAAAGCTAAGGTGATCGAGCAAATACCAAACCAAATTACATCAGATAATTTTAAAAGCCCTATAAAAGTGCGTCAAGCCATAGCAACATCAATCTCCATTATTCCTGAACGATTAAAACAGGATTATGAGTCATTGCTTCAAGATGAATCGTATGTAACTATTGAAGCTGCTTTAATGAATTTATGGAGAAACTTTCCGCAAGAGCGCTATAAATATTTGAATCAAACAAAAGGCATTTTTGGGTTTCACGATAAAAACATTAGGATGTTGTGGCTGACTTTAGCATTGATTACGGATGGTTTTGAGCCAGAAAATAAGCCTGAATATTTCAAGGAATTAACTGGTTATACATCTCCAAAATACAGTTTCGATATTAGACAGAATGCGTTTATGTTTTTGCAGCAAATACAAGCCTGTAATGAAGTATGCAGAGAAAATTTAAAGGAAGCTACAACGCATCACAACTGGCAATTTTCGAAATTTTCAAAATCGATGTTACAAGCCCTAAACCAAAATTAA
- the miaE gene encoding tRNA-(ms[2]io[6]A)-hydroxylase: MLHLQLETDPRWANLAESNIEEILTDHAWCEQKAATSAITLITQNPEYPDMVTELLEIAQEELEHFQMVHDIIKARGYKLGPERKDSYVHELFKFMNKGGNRIQRMVDKLLLSAMIEARSCERFKLLSNTIKDEELAKFYYDLMVSEASHYTTFITFARKYGKGVDVEKRWKQLVEFESTIIKSYGTGDSLHG; this comes from the coding sequence ATGCTTCATTTACAACTGGAAACCGACCCGCGTTGGGCCAACCTGGCGGAATCAAATATAGAAGAAATACTTACCGACCATGCCTGGTGTGAGCAAAAGGCAGCAACCAGTGCCATAACCTTAATCACTCAAAATCCGGAATACCCCGATATGGTAACCGAACTTCTTGAAATTGCGCAGGAAGAACTGGAACATTTTCAAATGGTTCACGACATCATTAAAGCCCGTGGATACAAATTGGGCCCCGAACGTAAAGACAGTTACGTTCATGAGCTTTTTAAATTTATGAATAAAGGCGGAAATCGCATTCAGCGTATGGTAGACAAATTGTTGCTTTCTGCTATGATTGAAGCCAGAAGCTGCGAACGATTCAAATTGTTATCAAACACCATTAAGGACGAAGAACTGGCTAAATTCTATTACGATTTAATGGTTAGTGAGGCGAGCCATTATACCACGTTCATAACCTTTGCCAGAAAATATGGTAAAGGGGTTGATGTTGAAAAACGTTGGAAGCAATTAGTAGAGTTTGAAAGCACTATTATAAAAAGCTACGGAACGGGCGATTCATTGCATGGTTAA
- a CDS encoding patatin-like phospholipase family protein has product MKALVISGGGSKGAFAGGVAQYLMEEQGKEYDMFLGTSTGSLLVPHLATNSLSKLHEIFTNVKQNTIFSINPFVQHKKDGREYVSINYFNSILQFIKRKRTFGESKNLRRHIKKHFSEEEFNLIRDTKEDVVVTVSNLSKNRVEYKSINDFSYEEFCDWIWISCNYIPFMSLVKRDGFEYADGGLGCVIPIREAILRGATEVDAIVLESENLEYNKVLGKNPFSLMINLFGHLLDQVEKADIAIGKLAAKHRNVKLNLYYTPTQLTENSLIFSKRLMTKWWEDGFEYAKQKHMGDNELSDVE; this is encoded by the coding sequence ATGAAAGCATTAGTAATTTCCGGAGGTGGCAGTAAAGGTGCGTTTGCTGGTGGTGTAGCGCAATATTTAATGGAAGAACAAGGTAAAGAGTACGATATGTTTCTCGGTACATCAACAGGCAGTTTGCTGGTACCTCATTTAGCGACCAATAGTCTGAGTAAATTACATGAGATTTTTACCAACGTGAAGCAAAATACCATTTTTAGTATCAATCCGTTTGTGCAACATAAAAAGGATGGCAGGGAGTATGTATCTATTAATTACTTTAATTCCATTCTCCAATTTATAAAACGTAAACGTACATTTGGTGAGAGTAAAAATTTAAGACGTCACATAAAAAAGCATTTTAGTGAAGAAGAATTTAATTTAATTCGAGATACGAAGGAAGATGTAGTGGTTACGGTATCTAACCTGTCTAAAAACCGGGTCGAGTATAAGTCTATTAACGATTTTAGTTATGAAGAGTTTTGCGACTGGATTTGGATTTCCTGCAATTACATTCCGTTTATGTCCTTGGTAAAACGTGATGGCTTTGAGTATGCCGATGGTGGACTGGGATGTGTAATTCCTATTCGGGAGGCTATTCTTCGGGGAGCAACTGAAGTTGATGCGATAGTTTTGGAAAGTGAAAATCTGGAATACAATAAAGTTTTAGGTAAAAACCCATTCTCTTTGATGATTAACCTGTTTGGGCATCTGTTAGATCAGGTCGAAAAGGCCGATATTGCTATTGGTAAACTCGCAGCAAAGCACCGTAATGTAAAACTGAATTTATACTACACCCCAACTCAACTTACCGAGAATTCATTAATATTTAGTAAGCGCTTAATGACCAAATGGTGGGAAGATGGCTTTGAATATGCGAAACAGAAGCATATGGGGGATAATGAATTAAGTGATGTTGAATAG